The genomic region CTTGCTTACAATGGGTACACTCCTGTTTTGTCCATTTATTTGGCCCGAAGGAAATCCTTGTTGAACTAAAACAGATTGCGTGAGATCAAGGTTGCCTTGAAGAGAGTTTGAATGCTGAGAGTCATCTAATATCATGCCCGCATTCTGTAGCTCCCAATTTTGGGATTTATATTGATAGTCATTAAATACATCGTAACTAGGCAAGAATCCCCCTGATCCTTTAATTTCTGAGTTAAAATCTTCGTGAAAAGCACCTTTCGATGTGTGATCAGACATTCCCGGTGTACTTCTGAGGGAGAAAGTATCAACAGGTAGTTCGGAAGCATGATTCATTGGGAAATTCAATATCGAAGAGGTCTGTGAAACCAGATTATAACCAGGGGCTCGGATATTTTCTGGAATCCCATTTCGTGTAGAGACATTTGCAGCAATTCCATTTGGTACTATAGGCTGCCCCACAGATAATGGAACAGTTGAATCGTTCAGTATCTGCACTCTCGACAGTGGCTGACCCATCTCGATCAATGATGAGTTGTTTTGACTGCTTTGTGCACCGTGGGGAGCAACTTGCATATTTAAGTTTCCTATCGATTGTGAGGTGTGGCGCAAGCTGGTAAGCTGCTTTGACTCCATTGCTGTCGGAATTCCATGAAGTAAATTTACttgcttattattattgttcacaTGTTGTTGCTGCCCTTCTCCAAATCTCAACTTTGGATTTTCAAAACTAAAAATGTTTCTTTGATTAACAAGGGGCATAGGTATGCTCGATTTAGCAGTTGACCGACCGAGCACAGCTGCTTGGAGTGTGGCAAGACATTGTGCAGGAAGTTGACCAGTGGCAGTAAGCGTTTGCAGATCGAACCCATGGACTGAAGACAGCGGACCGAAAGTTTCATCTTGGGGGTTCATAAAAGAATTATTCAGATTACATGAATGCGGTGATACCCCACTCAGCCTTCTAAGATACAACCGATATTTCTGATCACATGACAACGAAACGATTATCATCAATGAATAAAACATAATTTTGATTTCCGAGAACTATTTATTAGACGCAAATCTAGGCAAGTAAGAAGTTTGTATATTTAGTGAACATGAACTGTACCTGAAGGTGGCTAGCAACATTTTCTCGGGTAAGGCCAGGTACGTTCATCAACTCCAAAATTTTCTTCGGGACAGCCTCTGAAGTAAAAGATAAAACGTCAGCAAATGTCAACAAAGAGAAACAAGAAAAATCAACAGGCAAATAGTTGTGGTCGAAGTCGATTTAAAACATATTTCAACCGTAAACAAAAAGGACTTAATACTCGATTCTTTTGGCAAAAGTAACATAATTTTATCCGAAATCGTGAGCTTATATAAACAACAATGTAATACAACATCGATATTGAAAAAATCCCTAACCAAGGAAACACGCTTCAACTCAAATACTCAAGTTATTTGTCAAAACTGAGCATAACTGAATCCAACACTCAGACCCGAGACTCAATAACATAGTGTAAAAGCACAAGGGAGTTTCACCGGTTTTTGGAAAATAAACACTATGACTATAAGGTTTTAACATATATAGTAATTTCATCAAAGAAATGGGTAAAAGGCTCATACTGTCAATGCCTAGTTGATTAACAGCTGCAACGAACTGTTGATGGAGCTCAACGGACCAAACAACCCTCGGCTTCTTTAGCGTGGATGTATCATCTCTATCGTCAGTTTCATCTTCATCATCCTTCCTCTTTTTCGAGCTTTTCCAATTTCCTTCATTAACCGAGGATGAGTAATCTGTGTCTTCAGATTGTTTTGGCTGCCGATCTCCTTCTTCTACACTTCCCGACTGCTCCAAGTCTTTCCACTCATTCTTCCTCTTCCGAACCACATGTTGCCATATGTTCTTCAGTGCCTCAATTCGAACTGGTTTGATTAGGTAATCGCAAGCACCATGTGTAACACCTTTCATGACAACATCTTTTCCATCATCCGCCGACATCACTGCAGAAAATACAAGTCGAACGTGAGGCCATAACGAAAGCCAAACCCGAGTAAATCGTTAATTCATGGCGAGTAAATCCATGACAAACATTTACGATAAAGAGTGCTTACTGATGACAGGGAGATCCATCTCCAAACCAATATGCTCGAGAAGTTTGAATCCATCCATGTCTGGCATATGGACATCGCTGATAACGATATCGAACCCATTTCTGTTCTCGCGTAGCTTCAACAATGCGGTCTCGGCTCGATTGCATTTGGTAACTGGAAAATGAAACAATCACAAATCAACCAATCATCCATCAAATTACTAGAATATCAACCTCTTAGCTCCAAAGGAACTCCCTatgttttacatatatatatgcacaaaTCAAAGCAAAACAGGCCTTTAAAGCATATGAAACACTTCAAGCAAATCTGCAGAAAGCATTATAAAGTTTCATAATTTCCCAAAATCCAAGAAACAAAGTCAATTCCTTTTCGCCCCACTATATGTACCCACAAACAAAACCGAtacaagccaaaaaaaaaaattattgaaaaccTAAAACAGAAACAACAAAATTACTATCTTAAACACTGAAATTAGTGATCAAAATGAAGAATTAAAGAAAACCCAAGGAAGAAAATTGTGATTGTACCATCATATGAACAATTTCTTAGCATTTTTTCCAAGATTATGAGACATGTTGGATCATCATCAACAACAAGCACACGCAAACCAGCAGGGAACTGATCTGGAACTGAAACTACATCTCCTGCTTTCCACGTAGTA from Gossypium arboreum isolate Shixiya-1 chromosome 1, ASM2569848v2, whole genome shotgun sequence harbors:
- the LOC108483722 gene encoding two-component response regulator ARR2, translating into MKNSIGGKGSMSTASSITTWKAGDVVSVPDQFPAGLRVLVVDDDPTCLIILEKMLRNCSYDVTKCNRAETALLKLRENRNGFDIVISDVHMPDMDGFKLLEHIGLEMDLPVIMMSADDGKDVVMKGVTHGACDYLIKPVRIEALKNIWQHVVRKRKNEWKDLEQSGSVEEGDRQPKQSEDTDYSSSVNEGNWKSSKKRKDDEDETDDRDDTSTLKKPRVVWSVELHQQFVAAVNQLGIDKAVPKKILELMNVPGLTRENVASHLQKYRLYLRRLSGVSPHSCNLNNSFMNPQDETFGPLSSVHGFDLQTLTATGQLPAQCLATLQAAVLGRSTAKSSIPMPLVNQRNIFSFENPKLRFGEGQQQHVNNNNKQVNLLHGIPTAMESKQLTSLRHTSQSIGNLNMQVAPHGAQSSQNNSSLIEMGQPLSRVQILNDSTVPLSVGQPIVPNGIAANVSTRNGIPENIRAPGYNLVSQTSSILNFPMNHASELPVDTFSLRSTPGMSDHTSKGAFHEDFNSEIKGSGGFLPSYDVFNDYQYKSQNWELQNAGMILDDSQHSNSLQGNLDLTQSVLVQQGFPSGQINGQNRSVPIVSKAMFSAGDSTEPGNLLNVNHHLNTIRADNTVRVKSESVADGNPSNLFTDHFGQEDLMIALLKQQQGIAPVENEFDFDGYSLDNIPV